Within the Salvia hispanica cultivar TCC Black 2014 chromosome 4, UniMelb_Shisp_WGS_1.0, whole genome shotgun sequence genome, the region tatttttatctcattCCGCCGCCCATGCCGGAAGACCTGGTccgcctttttttttttttgaactcTCTTTTACTGTTTAACCCATCCtctttattttccattttttcttttctttcggCGGATCCATTATGTAAAAGTTATATAGGCATCTCTCCTATTAGCATGAGGATTTCCATTTGAGTTTAGcaactaatattaaaaatataaaggacagtagttaaaaaagaattgtgaaattaaaatataatacttctCCAGTTCCATAATAGATAACACACTTAATAATGATACgtgattttaggagatgttgttttgtattaagtggaaaaagagaaattagtatatttatattaaggtGAGAGAAACcttttaccaaaaaagaaatgtgacattttttatgggacacgtagaaagaaaaatgtggggagtacatttttgtaaattaattttataataaaatatgaatataataaattagtggatCGTGGGACGTatatatcatttatttcaaattgagTTAGGACTCTTTAAGTATGAactactaaaataataaattgggatTCCTAAGAGTGCATAAAAAAGtacttaatatattaaattaaaataagagagtgTCTAAATTCAAAAaggaagtaaataaaatagaggaAGATAGagcattatttttttgctaaatatataatttatttaattattactactactaaattctcgagaaaaatgactcaattaatttttataataattttattttccgatgaaattaatttatttttcattaagaATGATTTaagtaacatttttcttttgtatttctatttaattttaaaatttacatttaaatggatttaagattatttttcgtgtataaataaaataatgcatttgaaatttttgtgaCAGACCATGTcccaaataatgaaaataagtagagaaaaaaagtgtCATGGTGTATGGCCCATAGTAGGCCTATCACTGGCCTTTTATTTATAACCAATTGTGGTAGCTGTTTTATCTAATTTCATATAGATTTATACTCCTACCAAATTTCgtggtttttattttttcattttttattgtttggtGCTATACACTAATTGATTATTCAGGAATATACTAGAACCATTAgacactaattttaaagttttaattcaTAACAATTTAGCttggaaaattaaattgtaacAAACCATTTGCTATACatacactaattaattttcaattatataccCTAAactttaaatcaattttatactaaaaatagCACTTAAAAATAACCTAAAACAAGCTTGCACGTGACGGATCTAGAATAATAAACAgatgtttattttatgtatttgatgaaaattctaaCTTAAGACCATTTCAAagagagattaagaaaaactTCAGGTAGGTTTAAGTCAAGGAAATCGTCTTCCTTCTAGAGTAGTACTCCTATGACAATGTCTAGAAACCTAAAATTCAAGAATACTCTTTGTCAAAATATTACAACAGGAAGCTAAATGAGTTAGAGTAgaaatttttatcatatttttaaaggtGTATTTAACAAAGGAAACTTGTGAGTATGACACAATGAAAGAGGTAGTCGCCAGTGTAGGAAGGCAGAGGCAGTGCGTCAACCGTCGCTGTCAATGGATGGCCGGcgaagaaagaaaatgaaccTCAACCCAAAGGTCTGGAAAGAGTTCACGACAACTCCAAAGACCGAATTTAATGGAGTTTTCCATCCTTTATAGACCGACAGTGAGGTCGATCTACCCCTGACTTCATTTGGATCCGCGGTTGATCACAATCATGCTAATATgataaaatcattattttaaattagtaaataattGAGCTCGTAGCCCTACAAGTTCCAGTCATATAACCATGAATTAGTCTATATAAGTTTcgtaattattattttggtcGCTTGCCATTTTTTTCATAGGTAAATTGATTGATAGATGTTTCTACCTTATCTCATGTTTATACGATTATAGTGCTATTTATTGACGTTTCAAAAAGGACaatcaaaatagaaagaagaaTGTAGCAACGACAACCAAGTTTCATCaagttggaaaaaaaaaaaaatcgtggCTTCGTTTAGTTTAATACTTACTATAATTAAACGACGTGTATACTACGTGTATACTAGTCACATTATTAACACATATGTTAAGTGATGTAATACTATTACGCAATAGATGacccaaattaaatatatatgattgTTTTTAATATGACTATTTAGAAGCTACTATCTTCATTAACGCGTAATTTACTCACTGTCACAACTTAAAAGTTTCAGCctacatttattattattattattttttaaatgaatcctatattttactaactcaTTATACTCAAATCGAGACTCATAAGATGGGACCGAGAGCGTATTAATTAGACAGATGAACTCATTCAAACTATATTATTGCTTAAATATGAAACTGAAATTATGATTCTGCCGTCAGCTGTTGACTCTTTTAAacaaattagtagtattaaattttctaaTGTAACATCATAATAATGTTGCAAGCTAGCATAAAAATATTGCCACTGATGCATCAGATCAATCAAGGACATATTTTACTCAACCAAAGACACCAAAATTCAACAAGGAAGacttttagaaaatattttttaaatgtcaaaCTTACATTACTACTATAACTTGAATGGCATGGAGCAACCCTATGTGAGTATAATAACTCCATTGATGTCGATTTTGGAGACAAATTCGCAAACCTGCAAAGTCATGACATTCATGTCCCAACAAAAccaagattttaaattagtaCCGACATGAGATCAATGTTGTAGTTGAGCAGCTAATGTGACTAGAAGCTTAGTGCAGGTGAAAGTTTGGAGTTTATGAATAATACAAACGAATTCAAGTGTATACCGGATGCCATCTTCATGCCACCTCGATCGCCTTCGTTTGCTAAAACaatcagaaaaataaaaaagcgACATCAAGTTAGAAAGAGCAAGAGCAGGCATGACTTCTGTAGGGTAATAATAATGACAATTAAAACAATTCGACTAGAAAGCAGGCAGTTATTCAATACTTGCGGTGCGAGGTATTGACTAATTTTAGGCTTTTAGCTGATTATATTGACAATTTCCCAGCTTCAGCACTTAGTGGATATAATGAAATGGCTCAACATGAAAAAACTGCATCTGCTTAGCCTCTTGAGGTCATACATATGTCATAGCATGATGATTCAAACACTTCAACCAATTAAGCAATATAGCTAGCTtcacaaataaataacaaatgaTTTTGCTTGGATCAGAATACTTTAGAATGTAAAGCTGATAAAGCCAAAACAGACGCATATAGTTTAGGATTTCTATTCACCTATTGGTGGAGTAACATGGAATCTAAAACGCCTGCATAAAAATTTACTTCTTAAGTACTGTTCCATAAGAAAGTTCACGTAGGTTATGGAGCACAAATATCACTGTTTTTACTCTTCTTCTACACTTGAATAAATCTTATACACAATCTTCATGCATGTGGCAGGCACATTTTACAGTTTTGTAAAAGTAACAAAATTTCTTTCTGATCCCTATTGCATATAAGAGCAAATGTTCCATATTAAAATTAGATCTACAACTACTCGTTTCCTAGTCTTTCTCCTAATTCCTTTGCAGTCCCATGTGATATTGCCTTAAATCATGACCAAATAAAATTGGAGTGACTAAGCTCTCAGAATAAGAACAGTGTATGAGATCATTGTGTCTTCTACTTCTACCTCAAAGATTGTGATATTTCTCAGCGTTCAATGGGTTAactaaataaagtaaaacatcaaagaataaaaataaacggAAGCTTACagaatgtataattaatgGCAGCATCAAATTCACATTGATCATTCATCCACAACGCTCCAAATCATCCTGAAACGAAACGCCACTTTTTAGAAGCCAGAAAAGGAAGAGGTCCCCAGAACTAGCACATCTGTTTTAGCAAAATGTTATATATGCTTACCAGAATATCGTCAATGCCAGAAAGATGATCAGGTAACTAATCTTGATAAATCTCACCTTCTTCTCCCAATGAAGCTGGTTAAAAATCTCAGTTACATCCAGAAGGTGTTGCCGCCGAGTGTATCTAATTTCAAGTGGATACCAGTCAGCTACTAACTTTCCAGAAATATGAAAAGCTAGCAAACAAGCAGTTAAATTAGTTGCAAGTAAAGCACATTCAATTGTAGATACAAAGGGTAAAAGATATTAATGGACATGAACTTCTTGTTGACCCCATTAATATAGTGCTAACGAAAGATGTTTTTCAAGGTAATATGTAAATGAATCAGTGTCAAGTCTGCTAACAGGAAAATTCATGCCCTGACCATGAAGGAGGGAACTGGCTCTCAGTTCATGCTGTAGGAGACAATCTTTAACCATTGAAATCTCATTACCGAACTAATCAGCAATTCGTTAAGTCCAGTAACCCAGATGTTGTATAAGTAGAAGTATGAAGTCATTTCGAAAAGATCCAAATTATGTCaacttttaagaaattaaaccATACTGCTGATACACAGTGCATTCTCGGTAGATACTTATCTACACTATATAGTTTTGAAGTGCCTAACAGAAAATTAGTAGCACCAGCTGATTGTTTGATGAAACCAGTGTGGCTACaccttttttattaattcattctcAGTTTTAACTATCCCGTTGCAAGTAGGACTTCTCGGAATCTACCTACATAATGTTTGATTCCATGTATCAGTTTCAAtataagtgaaatatgaggaTATTTCTCAGAGAagtaagttttaaaaatgagttcTCTGGATCTCCACCACTTCATACACCTGAGCAAAATTTTCACTCTTACCAACAGTGCAGAAGCTAAATCGGCCCAAGTCTTGTCAGCTTACATTGACCATGTGATAGAGAAACGTTCACCATTGTAGAAAATGTGACTGGAACAGAAACTTACATTGTTACATTGTAATATGCGTATGGAAGGCCGAGCAAACACATACCCCAATGCCCTGTAATAAGAAGGAGAAGGCACAAAACTCCTTCTGCAATAAACTCTGGCAAAACAGCCTTATTTACTCGGGATGCTGTATCATATGGGTTGATATAATCAAACTCAAGGTCGGCCAAGCACATTAGCTGCAATACAACATTTTAGGCATCATTTTCCCAATAATGCAAAGGAAAGGAATAGATAGACCACATTAACAAGAAAATTGGAAGTTCTAGAGCAAGGAAGATAAATAAGATGGCATCAATTCTCAGTTTCTCCCATTGACATCATAGATTCTGCTCAGGACATGAACACTTCACTACAGGCTACAGCAGCCCCATATATATCGGGCagtaaaatgtaaaattagtcACTCTCTTTACACAATTTTCACATAGCAAATATGTATCTTACACAGCAGCTTATGCATAAAAAAGAGATGGGGCTTATACAGagcttttattttcaaaaccaAACTCAGCACACACACCACGAGGCTTAAAACTAACGTTGTCTATTCTCTGTTTTATGCAAGATAACACTACTCACTTACGGAACTTCACCAAACGTTGTGGCTCATCCAAAAAACACAAATGCATTATAGTTTACAATCTGTTTATCATCTTTCCAACCTGCATTTGTTAATTCCTCCATGGAACCATGAATATCAATAACTCTGTGCATAGCCATCCTCAaagtttctacttttatagtaatttacaacaaattcaGCTACCAgaacacattttttaatgttctCAACTAgaaatcaaaaccaaataGTAATTCAATAGACATCGTTAATCGCTATGAAAGATTCCATATtcttgaaatttcaattttccatATGCCCAAATAATCTCACTCCATCGTTCATTAACAAACACTACAGTCTTTCCCCAATGCATCACTTTTCCCCAGTGACAGTCCGGCAGTTAAATTGGCATCTCAGTCCTATCAATTCTATCttgcttcaatttcatgtCAAGTTAAAAGATTACTACTATTTCCGatcaaaaaaaatgcaaaggaAAGGAAAGGGAAAGAAGAATTGTGTTCCCATATGAACGTGAAACATAAGCTAGTCGTAATAAAATGGTTAAAGAGGTGGAGtgaagtaaataaattgaaattagcATACAGGAAAGTATAGGGTACACTGAAAATTACCTGGAAAAGTACAGCACCGATTATACCTATGACGAGAAAGAAGGAACCTAGCCATGCAAATAAATCCACCATAGCTGCCTCTGATAAGcacctttctctttctttctctgtaactctctctctttctgcTCTTAAATAGGGTATACTCGAAGAAACGACATAGGTCCCCCAGTGGACTTCTTCCTTTCCCCAATGCATCATATCTACCCAACATCGAAACCCCCGGTTCTCCAAATGCAGGTTTTCCCAAAAGTCTTTGGGTTTTAAGTACTCATCGCGGGGATTACACCTTAACTTGATGGGTTTGCGAATGAGTTGGCGCTCATTCTAAAATTTCGCGTGAAGTGGGCCCCGCCCAGGGGCCAAACCCCTCATCGAATTTAATTGCGACATACAAAGTCCCAAGACAGTTTCTCCCAAAAAAAGGTGGTGTCGATGAGCTTGTTCAATTTTCGAACAAAGGCGCATGCGATCccctttttcaaaaaataccCGGGGAAAATTGGATCTTACAACGCCGAAAATAATATCTGCCCCTCGCTTTCCTTTCAATGTATCTCCTTTTAGCCGCTGGGTTGTGGTTGTGAAGGCAAGGTTGTTGGCCAAATAATTCCTCGATTAGTTGATcgagtttttgtttttgttcaaaaatttttCTTCCCATTCTTTGCTTCAAGAAGATTGAAAGTTAAAAATTGAACGGGGGTTTTTTTGGGAGGTTGGGCCAAAATTGAGGGGATTTGTGATAATTTTCTTGAAGCTATAAgtaaatataaagtaatttGTTAGCATAGGATTCCTCTATCATTTGTGATCACTGGGTTGTCCTTTGGGTTCCCCCCCTTTTGATAGAAAATGCGTTTTCATCTTTTGATTTCGGGTGCTGGGGTTTTCTTGGATTACCCCCCTTGATAGAAAATGACTTTTCTAtatccacttttatttttgatcaGGGTTTTCATTGGGTTCCAC harbors:
- the LOC125219515 gene encoding protein cornichon homolog 4-like; translation: MVDLFAWLGSFFLVIGIIGAVLFQLMCLADLEFDYINPYDTASRVNKAVLPEFIAEGVLCLLLLITGHWGMCLLGLPYAYYNVTIYTRRQHLLDVTEIFNQLHWEKKVRFIKISYLIIFLALTIFWMIWSVVDE